The window GAATGAAACGAGTGTTTTGTAAATTTTTTTGTTCCTTAAAATAAAATGTGGTCAGATTAAGCTTTGAGTTGAACTTGTAATCTCAATCTTTTGAATAACTATAAACACCATAATTTCTTTTGTCTCTATTGCGGTTTAAAAAAAATGATGTAAGTACTTGAAAATATTTAACAATATATTCTCGATTTTTAATCTGTTGAATATCACGCTATCAACCATCAACTAAAAACTATCAACTACTTACTAAGTTATTTCATTATAAAAGTTTTAAAATCCAATGATGAATGTCGTTTAACACATTTTCTCTGATTTCTTCATTCAGTATTTCATGACGCATTTCAGGATATATTTTCATTTCTATATTTTTAAAACCATCAAGTTTTAAGTTTTCAACAGTCTTTGTGACTCCTTTTCCAAAATCTCCGATGGGATCATTTTGTCCGCTTACAAAAAGAAAAGGGAAGGACTTCGGAATAGTTTGTGCCCAATTTCTGGCCGTTGCTTTTTTATAAATACTGAATAATGCATAAAAAGCATTGTTGGTAAAAGGAATTCCGCAAAGTTCATCCTCAGAAAATGCTTTTCTATTGGCGGGATTCACGCTGAGCCAACTTGTATCGCTAAAGTCTTTATCTTTTTTAAATTGTTTATTGTTGACAATAGTAAAAATGGTATTGAAAAAAGTTCGTTTTTGAGGAGCCAGTTTATTAGCTAAAGAAAAATAGGTTTTCACCAGATTAATTCCTGTTAAAGGTCCGCCCGTTCCTGTAATAATGGCACCTGAAAACTGACTGCCAATTCTCTGAAGAAGACACCGCGTGATAAAAGATCCCATTGAATGCCCTAAAATGAAATGCGGAACATCAGGATATTGATTCATAAGAAATTTGCTCATCTTTTCTGCATCTGTAATCAATCTCTCATCAGGATTGTTATGTTGAAAAAATCCAATATTTTTTTTATCTTTTACCGATTTTCCGTGTCCTAGATGATCATAAGTCAACACCGCAAATCCTCGGTTGGCAAAATATTCTGCAATCTCTGAATATCTGCCACTGTGTTCCTGCATCCCGTGAACGATTTGTAAGGTCGCTTTTACAGGAATTTCTTCGGGATAAAATAAAGTGTAAAAGAGCTGGGTTTGATTGGTAGTGTTTTCAGATAAATATCCTGATTTTTGTAGTGATTTCATGGTGTGATCTGGTTTTTTTGAAGGATAATTAAAGACCTGATTAAAAGAAGAATTATTCGCTTAATCTTGATGAAATATCCATCTGTTGATGAAGAATTCTAATGATTTCAATCTCTTCATTTTTAATATTAATTCTGTAAAATATGAAATGAGATTTTACTCTTGAACGAAAATATCCTTTCCTGATTTCATTGTAATCTTTTCCTGATTTGGGATTTCCTGATAAATATTCAATTTCATTTATGATTAAATCAAAATAATAATCTGCTTGTTCTTTTGACCAAGTTTCAGAAGTGTACAACCAAATTTTTTCTAAATCATTTAGTGCTTCTTTGCTGATTCTGTACTTCATTAGTCAGCAGAATGTTTTTGATGAAGATTTTCTAGAAACTCTTTACTGTCAAAATTCTCAACAAATCCGGATTTTTCACCTTTTTTTAATTCGTTAATTAATTCTGTTTTCTTTGATTCTTCATGCTCAAACATTCTCAAAGCTGTTCTCACAACTTCGCTTGCAGAAGAAAATTTTCCAGACTTAATCTGTTGACTAATAAAGTTATCGAAGTAATCACCTAATAATATGGATGTGTTTTTTGCCATTATTTTAATTTTAAATCAAAGATACCAATAATTGGTATTTTATAAAACGATTATTTGAAAACCTTAATGTTAAAAATGTTATTCAGAAAAAAATGGAACAAAAAGAGTAGTCTAGAACGATCACTACTTATTCTGTGTGGGCTCTTCATCATTAATACAGCTTCCCATATGATTATTCTCGATTTGACAACAACTAATTTTAATCTTCAAAATGTGGAAATTCTGACAAATTCTATTAAAGATTATGATGGGACTATGGTGATGATTTCGCATGATGAAGTGCTTTTGGAGGAGATTGGGGTAGGAGTGATATTTTATTGGAATAAAGTCGAAATTTATAAACCATAAGAAATAGAATAATTTATATTTCTTATGGTTTGTAAATTATTTTATATTTTTTTTAAACTCTGTAAACAAATCTATTGATGCCTTTAATCCTGATGCTCCATAGTTATCACTATTAATTTTTCCATTAAACTTACTTAAAGGACTTAATTTTTCAAAGAAAAAATCATAAGTAAGTTTTC is drawn from Chryseobacterium muglaense and contains these coding sequences:
- a CDS encoding alpha/beta fold hydrolase is translated as MKSLQKSGYLSENTTNQTQLFYTLFYPEEIPVKATLQIVHGMQEHSGRYSEIAEYFANRGFAVLTYDHLGHGKSVKDKKNIGFFQHNNPDERLITDAEKMSKFLMNQYPDVPHFILGHSMGSFITRCLLQRIGSQFSGAIITGTGGPLTGINLVKTYFSLANKLAPQKRTFFNTIFTIVNNKQFKKDKDFSDTSWLSVNPANRKAFSEDELCGIPFTNNAFYALFSIYKKATARNWAQTIPKSFPFLFVSGQNDPIGDFGKGVTKTVENLKLDGFKNIEMKIYPEMRHEILNEEIRENVLNDIHHWILKLL
- a CDS encoding type II toxin-antitoxin system RelE/ParE family toxin; translated protein: MKYRISKEALNDLEKIWLYTSETWSKEQADYYFDLIINEIEYLSGNPKSGKDYNEIRKGYFRSRVKSHFIFYRINIKNEEIEIIRILHQQMDISSRLSE
- a CDS encoding type II toxin-antitoxin system ParD family antitoxin; this translates as MAKNTSILLGDYFDNFISQQIKSGKFSSASEVVRTALRMFEHEESKKTELINELKKGEKSGFVENFDSKEFLENLHQKHSAD